Proteins encoded by one window of Bactrocera oleae isolate idBacOlea1 chromosome 4, idBacOlea1, whole genome shotgun sequence:
- the LOC106618583 gene encoding uncharacterized protein codes for MLSLKTLALALTSSKISLICAQRLTSTDAPELVLGCRPPPAKKSDKHPARDLCKFIEPRCAEEKMKDVTCKKREFPPHFNIEECCPPCRDVLPRFDDLYYQPSDKEKRKYQQTWSECPRLFIIPRKICCTEHVDVPKMEKRVFKRDEDQFNNFTVKTCRNNSQSRCAKITWPGCRMGRVPPKCFVIKQSSGCLKICTPYPSYSECKRPKPKSLPPVECACLKAGPCIHN; via the coding sequence ATGCTAAGTTTAAAAACGCTTGCTTTGGCGCTGACCTCATCGAAAATATCGCTAATCTGCGCACAACGTCTTACTTCCACCGATGCACCTGAGTTAGTACTGGGCTGCCGCCCACCACCTGCCAAGAAATCGGATAAACATCCTGCGCGCGATCTTTGCAAATTCATTGAGCCGCGGTGTGCCGAAGAGAAAATGAAAGATGTCACATGTAAAAAACGTGAGTTCCCACCACACTTCAACATCGAGGAATGCTGTCCGCCCTGCAGAGATGTTTTACCGCGTTTCGACGATCTCTACTATCAGCCGTCAGACAAAGAGAAACGTAAATACCAGCAAACCTGGTCCGAGTGTCCGCGCTTGTTTATTATACCGCGAAAAATCTGCTGCACCGAACATGTCGATGTACCAAAGATGGAGAAGCGAGTGTTCAAACGTGATGAAGATCAATTCAATAATTTCACCGTCAAAACATGTAGAAATAATTCACAATCGCGTTGCGCCAAAATTACATGGCCCGGTTGCCGCATGGGCAGAGTACCGCCCAAATGTTTTGTCATTAAACAAAGTAGCGGCTGCTTGAAGATATGCACACCCTACCCGAGCTATTCGGAGTGCAAACGTCCGAAACCGAAATCCTTGCCACCGGTCGAATGCGCTTGCCTTAAGGCTGGACCGTGCATCCACAATTGA
- the LOC106618584 gene encoding uncharacterized protein, whose amino-acid sequence MTLFRAFGNQLLQSLKTPAYSACLPRTMASQKKHPGYRSQCATDDPKCGEKKLEAKKDSGECDKKEKKKTSMWLNPECCLDICPDVLPRFDDLYYKASDKAKRKYTRTWNECPDIKIAPRKICCFDNISLPPLERRRKRSDQQKTACPVPTAEQKASCSIKSNKRCIKIRLPGCGAVREPPKCFVIKHSAKCRKICTPYPAYSECSRPKPKPRPPIECNCLVVGPLCGLH is encoded by the coding sequence ATGACGCTCTTTCGTGCATTTGGCAATCAGCTTTTGCAAAGCCTCAAAACGCCAGCCTACTCCGCATGTCTGCCGCGTACAATGGCCAGCCAAAAAAAACATCCAGGCTATCGTTCACAGTGCGCAACTGACGATCCAAAATGTGGCGAGAAGAAGCTCGAAGCAAAGAAAGACAGCGGCGAATGCGataagaaagaaaagaaaaagacGTCCATGTGGTTAAACCCGGAGTGTTGTCTGGACATATGTCCAGATGTCTTGCCGCGTTTCGATGATCTTTACTATAAAGCctccgacaaggccaaacgcaAATACACGCGCACCTGGAACGAATGTCCAGATATAAAAATAGCACCGCGAAAGATTTGCTGTTTTGATAATATCTCCTTGCCACCATTAGAACGACGCAGAAAACGTAGTGATCAGCAAAAAACGGCATGTCCCGTTCCGACTGCTGAGCAAAAAGCCAGCTGCTCAATAAAATCGAATAAGCGCTGTATTAAAATTCGTTTACCCGGCTGCGGTGCTGTACGTGAACCACCGAAATGTTTCGTCATCAAACACTCAGCTAAATGCCGTAAGATTTGCACACCATATCCAGCATATTCGGAATGTTCGCGACCTAAACCGAAACCGCGTCCGCCAATCGAATGCAATTGCTTGGTCGTGGGTCCACTCTGTGGGCTACATTAG